The following coding sequences are from one Virgibacillus necropolis window:
- a CDS encoding D-glucuronyl C5-epimerase family protein, protein MESKQIDDFKVVMHDQFESVGKKIGNELFVPFPLLEKGYHAEKVWIEKEKTLKIHVTNARFSEINHYDYKGNYLHYDKNKVENWNVEFNSDGIPKTVYSYGKYYNPSTIAQYGLQHYSLYLNNNDEVSKKKFLLMADWFINNQDSLGGWAYQFDLHFYPSRLTKLKAPWYSSIGLGMAMSVLSRASFLTKNKKYSKSALKATSIFKIPSNKNGIMAKFEEKFLFYEECPTDPPSFILNGFMFSLIGLYDLYKETVDSDTKKLYDDGVTTLRRMLPLYDLGNRTAYDLTHYTTDGGFPNVAKWGYHITHIHLLSALNSIEKDPKMNETLIRWKKYVKGT, encoded by the coding sequence TTGGAATCAAAACAAATCGATGATTTCAAAGTTGTGATGCATGATCAGTTTGAGTCTGTGGGGAAGAAAATAGGAAATGAACTTTTTGTACCCTTTCCCTTATTAGAAAAAGGATACCACGCAGAAAAAGTGTGGATAGAAAAAGAGAAAACGTTAAAAATCCACGTGACCAATGCACGGTTTTCTGAAATTAACCACTATGATTATAAAGGAAATTATTTGCATTACGATAAAAACAAAGTTGAAAATTGGAATGTAGAATTTAACAGTGATGGGATTCCAAAAACAGTTTATTCTTATGGGAAATATTATAACCCTTCTACTATTGCTCAATATGGCTTACAACATTACAGTCTTTATTTAAATAACAACGATGAGGTAAGTAAAAAGAAATTTTTACTGATGGCTGATTGGTTTATAAACAATCAGGATTCTCTAGGTGGTTGGGCTTATCAGTTTGATCTTCACTTTTATCCCAGTAGGCTTACTAAATTAAAAGCTCCATGGTATTCGTCAATTGGATTAGGAATGGCAATGTCGGTTTTATCGCGTGCATCCTTCCTCACGAAAAACAAAAAGTACAGTAAAAGTGCATTAAAAGCTACTAGTATTTTTAAAATACCTTCAAACAAAAATGGTATTATGGCTAAATTTGAGGAGAAATTTTTATTTTATGAAGAATGTCCAACTGATCCCCCTAGCTTTATTTTAAATGGCTTCATGTTTTCTTTGATCGGATTATACGATCTATACAAAGAAACAGTCGATAGTGATACTAAAAAGTTATACGATGATGGGGTTACTACCTTAAGAAGAATGCTTCCACTATACGATTTAGGAAACCGTACAGCATATGATCTCACTCATTATACAACAGATGGAGGTTTTCCAAATGTAGCAAAGTGGGGGTATCACATAACACATATCCATTTGCTGTCCGCATTAAATTCTATTGAAAAAGACCCGAAAATGAATGAAACCTTAATAAGATGGAAGAAATATGTAAAAGGAACTTGA
- a CDS encoding Gfo/Idh/MocA family protein, which produces MKVGVIGTGNMGENHVRTYLSMHDHCQLVGIYDNDEKKGHQIAEKYKVKQFQSINELLKSVDAVSVAVPTEFHYDIGLICIQHEVHMLMEKPITSTVVQAKDLLHKAKKARVKIQVGHIELFNPLIQVLTNELENEDIIGIAFHRMSPYDERIKHVDVVKDLMIHDLYILQELLKDKITEFYALGKIIENTPKHAVVITRSSQGVTAQLTASFKSKRKVRTIRILTEKAFIEADILKKEIKITRSIEDASNTLGTLTQHIQIDNSIQPLSVQLLDFLNCIKFETEPSVSGEDGIKALMITNEISEAISSIKA; this is translated from the coding sequence ATGAAAGTCGGTGTAATTGGAACAGGAAATATGGGAGAAAATCATGTGCGAACGTACTTATCGATGCATGATCATTGCCAACTTGTCGGTATATACGACAATGATGAAAAGAAAGGACATCAGATTGCTGAGAAATATAAAGTAAAACAGTTTCAATCGATTAATGAACTTCTTAAATCCGTTGATGCTGTCAGCGTTGCTGTACCGACTGAATTCCATTATGATATTGGCTTAATTTGTATCCAACACGAAGTACACATGTTAATGGAAAAACCAATTACGAGTACTGTCGTCCAGGCTAAGGATTTACTCCACAAAGCTAAGAAAGCAAGAGTTAAAATTCAAGTGGGACACATAGAACTTTTTAATCCATTAATTCAAGTTCTTACAAATGAATTAGAAAATGAAGATATTATCGGAATTGCTTTTCATAGAATGAGCCCCTATGACGAAAGAATTAAACATGTTGATGTTGTAAAGGATCTAATGATTCATGATCTTTATATTTTGCAAGAACTTCTTAAAGATAAAATCACGGAGTTTTATGCTCTTGGAAAAATCATTGAGAATACACCAAAACATGCTGTTGTCATTACTAGATCCTCACAAGGGGTTACAGCGCAATTGACGGCTAGTTTTAAATCAAAAAGAAAAGTTAGAACCATTCGAATTCTTACTGAGAAAGCTTTTATTGAAGCTGATATCTTAAAAAAAGAAATCAAAATAACACGTTCTATAGAGGATGCAAGTAACACTCTAGGAACATTAACTCAACATATTCAGATTGACAATTCTATACAACCATTAAGCGTTCAGTTGCTGGATTTCTTAAATTGTATTAAGTTCGAAACAGAGCCTTCCGTATCAGGAGAAGATGGAATTAAAGCACTAATGATAACAAATGAAATTAGTGAGGCTATTAGTAGTATTAAAGCCTAA
- a CDS encoding DUF2642 domain-containing protein produces MLRNLVNQQVQVTTPFGTVTGTLIAVKYNYIVISESSGNQVLVRTEKIEFVG; encoded by the coding sequence GTGCTACGTAATTTAGTCAATCAACAAGTACAAGTTACTACTCCATTTGGTACAGTTACCGGAACACTGATTGCCGTAAAGTATAATTATATCGTAATTAGTGAAAGTTCTGGAAATCAAGTACTGGTCCGAACTGAAAAAATCGAATTTGTCGGTTAA
- a CDS encoding glycosyltransferase — MINVLFIAEDTSSLLNKNFYYLEQELSNIVNLTIWRKPGHISYILKQLPTRPDFILLLNDIDKEMSPMVKGLANIDIPTGLFINDVHRFTSLRRNYIAKNNISYLFTVVRDKFIETYPEFENKMEWFPHFVNIELCKDYGLEKEINLLMMGAINDFYPLRQRIIKSYEGNTDFVYHHHPGYRKLSEQEEKQHFIGQLYAKEINRAKILFTCPSILNYPVIKYFEALACKSLLLAPTFKELEDLGFIPGFHFVPIDENNFKEKAAYFLANEAERQKIVEQGYNFIRQKHSVKRRTQQLVKKIESILHK; from the coding sequence ATGATTAACGTATTGTTTATCGCTGAAGATACATCAAGCCTGCTAAACAAGAACTTTTATTATTTAGAGCAAGAACTTAGTAATATAGTAAATTTAACGATATGGAGAAAACCTGGCCACATTAGCTATATTTTGAAACAGCTACCCACTCGCCCTGACTTTATATTGCTGTTAAATGACATTGATAAAGAAATGTCACCAATGGTTAAGGGACTTGCAAATATCGATATTCCAACAGGACTATTTATAAATGATGTTCACCGTTTTACGAGCCTTAGAAGAAACTATATAGCTAAAAATAATATTTCTTATTTGTTCACTGTTGTTCGAGATAAATTCATAGAAACATATCCGGAATTTGAAAATAAAATGGAATGGTTTCCTCATTTTGTTAATATAGAATTATGTAAGGACTATGGGTTAGAAAAGGAAATAAACTTATTAATGATGGGCGCTATAAACGACTTTTATCCATTAAGACAAAGAATAATTAAATCGTACGAAGGAAACACGGACTTCGTTTATCACCATCATCCAGGTTATCGAAAATTAAGTGAACAAGAAGAGAAACAACATTTTATTGGCCAATTGTACGCTAAAGAAATTAACAGGGCCAAAATTCTTTTTACCTGTCCATCAATCCTAAATTACCCTGTTATAAAGTATTTTGAAGCGCTTGCCTGTAAGTCTCTACTGTTAGCCCCAACTTTTAAAGAGTTGGAGGATCTTGGATTTATTCCTGGATTTCATTTTGTACCAATAGACGAAAACAACTTCAAGGAAAAAGCGGCATATTTTTTAGCGAATGAAGCGGAACGACAAAAGATTGTTGAACAAGGATACAATTTTATCCGACAAAAGCATTCTGTTAAACGACGAACTCAACAGCTTGTTAAAAAAATAGAAAGCATACTCCATAAATAA
- a CDS encoding DUF2642 domain-containing protein — protein sequence MFEETFAAELANRIGSRVEVATDNNLIEGILSNVTEDSVRVDVNGGYGGYGQNRLFISIDAINFVRFPLVA from the coding sequence ATGTTTGAAGAGACTTTTGCTGCCGAACTAGCCAATCGTATTGGTTCAAGAGTTGAAGTAGCCACAGATAACAATTTGATTGAAGGAATTCTTTCAAATGTTACCGAAGATTCGGTTCGAGTTGACGTTAATGGCGGCTATGGAGGTTATGGGCAAAATCGCCTATTTATCTCAATAGATGCTATTAATTTCGTTCGTTTTCCTTTAGTAGCATAG
- a CDS encoding N-acetyltransferase, translating to MSTIPESAQLGNHTVIEKDVTIGKNVVIGHHTIILQGTQIGDNVAIGCNCVLGIQPNTNQRMRKISQIDNPLVIESGTRIGHLVSIYSGAQIGKDVFIGDHASIRENVSIGEESVVGRAAIVELNTRIGKSCTIQTLAYVTGDTTLEDHVFIGPCVSMSNDKYMGAQSYSLKGPYIKKGAKIGNNASLLPGVSVGSNTIVGAGSVVTKNMEDNIVVAGIPAKQINS from the coding sequence TTGTCTACTATTCCTGAAAGTGCTCAACTCGGAAATCACACCGTCATTGAAAAAGATGTAACCATTGGTAAAAATGTTGTAATTGGTCATCATACAATCATTTTGCAAGGTACCCAAATTGGTGATAATGTCGCGATTGGTTGTAATTGTGTCCTTGGAATCCAACCAAACACCAACCAAAGAATGCGAAAGATTTCCCAGATTGATAATCCGTTAGTTATTGAGTCTGGTACACGAATAGGACATTTGGTTTCCATTTATTCTGGTGCCCAAATTGGAAAAGATGTGTTTATTGGAGATCACGCAAGTATTAGGGAGAATGTTTCGATAGGTGAAGAATCAGTGGTTGGAAGAGCAGCTATTGTTGAATTAAATACTAGGATAGGAAAATCTTGCACCATTCAAACGCTAGCATATGTAACAGGTGATACTACACTAGAGGATCATGTTTTTATCGGTCCCTGTGTGTCGATGTCAAATGATAAGTACATGGGTGCTCAATCTTATTCCCTAAAAGGACCCTATATTAAAAAGGGAGCTAAAATTGGTAATAATGCGTCACTATTACCAGGTGTCTCCGTTGGTTCCAACACCATTGTAGGGGCTGGTTCCGTTGTTACAAAGAATATGGAAGACAACATTGTTGTTGCGGGGATTCCTGCAAAACAAATTAATTCTTAA
- the wecB gene encoding non-hydrolyzing UDP-N-acetylglucosamine 2-epimerase, with product MKILTVVGARPQFIKACMLSKAIKSNSKIEEVIVHTGQHYDDNMSAVFFKQLNLPKPDYYLGVGSGSHGKQTAKMLVELEKVMISVNPDIVLVYGDTNSTLAGSLAASKLHIPIAHVESGLRSFNKKMPEEINRLVTDHLSNWLFCPSKAATENLKREGIVKEVYLTGDIMYDSVLYYKPLALQQSTILHDLSLKKNNYYLSTVHRAENTDEPERLKSILEALQQLKMDVVLPLHPRTKSKVNQFKLMELISAPHIKIVDPLNYFDMLTVASQANVILTDSGGLQKEAYMLKVPCITLRDETEWIETLQTGWNHLVGADTQQIVDTVKAIQFPKEHPPLFGDGKTSQKINEILVEGFERL from the coding sequence ATGAAAATCTTAACAGTAGTAGGAGCGAGGCCACAATTTATAAAAGCATGCATGTTATCTAAAGCTATAAAATCCAATTCAAAAATTGAAGAGGTTATCGTACACACTGGACAACATTATGATGATAATATGTCTGCTGTTTTTTTTAAGCAATTGAATCTCCCAAAACCAGATTATTATTTGGGAGTCGGTTCTGGATCTCATGGAAAACAAACAGCCAAAATGTTAGTGGAGCTAGAGAAGGTTATGATTTCCGTCAATCCGGATATTGTATTAGTATATGGAGATACAAATTCTACTCTTGCTGGGAGTTTGGCGGCATCGAAGCTTCATATTCCAATAGCCCATGTAGAATCCGGACTGCGTAGTTTTAATAAGAAAATGCCAGAAGAGATTAATCGACTGGTCACAGACCATCTCTCTAATTGGTTATTTTGTCCTTCTAAAGCGGCCACTGAAAACTTAAAGAGAGAAGGGATTGTTAAAGAGGTATATCTAACAGGAGATATAATGTATGATTCAGTTCTTTACTATAAACCTCTTGCTTTGCAGCAATCTACCATCCTACACGATTTATCTCTTAAAAAAAATAATTATTATCTATCAACCGTTCACCGGGCCGAAAACACTGATGAACCAGAACGCTTAAAATCAATTCTTGAGGCCCTTCAACAATTAAAAATGGATGTGGTTCTTCCGCTACATCCTAGGACGAAAAGTAAAGTTAACCAGTTTAAGTTAATGGAACTAATTTCTGCACCTCATATCAAAATTGTAGATCCTTTAAACTATTTTGACATGTTAACTGTTGCTTCTCAGGCAAATGTAATTCTAACTGATTCAGGAGGGTTACAGAAAGAAGCATACATGCTTAAAGTTCCTTGTATTACGCTCAGGGATGAAACAGAGTGGATCGAAACGTTACAGACAGGTTGGAACCATTTAGTAGGTGCCGACACGCAGCAAATAGTGGATACCGTAAAGGCGATCCAATTTCCTAAAGAACATCCTCCTCTTTTCGGGGATGGTAAAACTTCGCAAAAAATAAACGAGATCTTAGTAGAAGGGTTTGAAAGATTATAG